A stretch of the Theileria equi strain WA chromosome 1, complete sequence genome encodes the following:
- a CDS encoding DNA polymerase I family member protein (encoded by transcript BEWA_030610A) yields the protein MENYLCIDVTRKRSLMIDRQLNKPQTGYQGHSVSIAGIVVHLLLYFAIVRVEGVKIINTKTSSNTISNAPGLEFREGNTWKISQGGIMNKPFNAIQKVYKHCTINSNQPGVFNRINAQNFNSMRAGVMSFINLHGHNNESRILRKNDLNKNLKDEANLYDAAFEARYLKSLFKAHSFLNPSGSYAAGTSIATCDPTTSEYNTFVSHHYRIMTEDIVEYLRRKKIEYMETPLKFTLKFCPFCPPHRFKSDNLYKHEIFKNSGNSYCHRCGYKGSLFDFKAHMGDLPGGLINDANDPSMGPFGVSQTSNEPAITMVNITHYENNLYNNEDYKCVLEYLTQTRGISINVLKKYRVGAGEFKFSRAGSGSDLEKCVVFPWLMARSFNDKAEIVVNRIKVRSIYDKSKMKILPKGGRWGMFGEHLLYDIFNDPKNGGKSSQKTVVLAEGEFDAMSIYQETGQPSLSLPNGSNSLPVALLPRLENLDHIYLWMDFDAAGQSGITHFANKLGMQRTKIVRDISEKVNPEDEQERGAKDANECLLKGLKIAPYLENASPLVHSQILNFNDIRQSVFDELSNPKATSGVESLTLPGLSQLLKGHRRGELSVWTGSTGSGKTTLLSQLSLDYCVQGVSTLWGSFEINNVRLAKTMLRQFSGKNLETSIEEFNYYADKFSELPLRFMKFHGSTSIDQVIDAMDYAVYVYDVRHIIIDNLQFMLSGQNSKPGELWDLQNSAIEKFRRFATHKNVHVSLVVHPRKEADGIPLGLSSVFGSVKSTQEADNVLILQNVVGENRCIDVKKNRFAGRLGRVTFLFDPVSLTAEEIKSSEFTTPFPPGKARQSQNNVKAFENPSVEIPQNIRPLMTLGNFMSNNQNIDQYDDIARKLSTMTNRAISSYRLNSTSNTHVSNESTDVEPKDWRNLESVEIDDDSGTQIRMPEKEYTEDFLVSTIENTPDVSQDLLNKHDEISSSSSATPTRKRSRKKAEVEQVYYDDEERIVMRGITVTKSSSMKEYREFIKVNRLSELIKTAGKGVSRNDIYDSIRSNVPSACIIKSTSKSEPSVATQGTIGDFGVSTMRPILNLRNKDVKIVRDLENFEKRQLYKVSLVSKNSVMEENPKHIDTINLPVYMASEADPLLSNGIIYVKNEHLLNQLWPLFKDVPLCAVDIESTGLDFRNDSIRLIQLSTPDQPSVILDLFSLGKDVLLRCKWLKDLFAAKNTVHVFHNGKFDINFLKAYGFEMSPNIFDTMIAAKLLSASRYNISCKLGSVAERYYNLVLDKSQQFSDWSLVPLFEEQILYASRDANVLLPLYVILKEKLHKEKLDQISNIEFKCILAVSEMESNGMKVDTEKLHKLQQELNAEHRNAVKKLGAALNVSGDSNFNFNSQKQLLNALQSMGVIDRSKRTLIQNTSEQTLSRNTNHPAISALREYRKINKAITAFTLKLPNHICKETGRIYPNFNQCGAESGRFSCDNPNLQQIPRDKKFRECFVASEGHKFVIADFSQIELRIAADIAKDQKMIEAYNKGTDLHSLTASLIKGKPISEVTKDERQLAKAVNFGLIFGMSLTGFRMYAETGYNVKLSINEAREIYFSFFNNFKGITDWHNRVKANRPTEVRTLSNRLSIFDSFSFTRSLNYPVQGTSADITKETMVQLVDKVKEINAKIVMCIHDEIIMEVPEEKADKGLEMLIETMQNAGKKFLKHVPCEAVGAIGNSWADKS from the exons ATGGAAAACTACCTCTGTATTGATGTGACTAGGAAAAGGTCACTCATGATTGATAGGCAGTTAAACAAGCCGCAAACAGGGTATCAAGGTCACAGTGTTTCAATCGCAGGGATTGTTGTTCATTTACTTTTGTACTTTGCAATCGTAAGAGTTGAGGGTGTAAAGATCATAAACACGAAAACCAGTTCAAACACAATAAGTAACGCTCCTGGACTTGAGTTTAGAGAAGGAAATACTTGGAAGATCAGTCAGGGAGGAATTATGAATAAACCCTTTAATGCTATTCAAAAGGTATACAAGCACTGTACAATAAATTCTAATCAACCGGGCGTATTCAACAGAATAAATGcccaaaattttaattctATGAGAGCTGGTGTAATGTCTTTTATCAATCTTCATGGACATAACAATGAAAGTCGTATTCTCAGAAAGAATGACTTaaataaaaatttgaaaGATGAAGCTAATCTATACGATGCGGCCTTTGAGGCTCGCTATTTAAAGTCTCTTTTTAAAGCACACTCATTTTTAAACCCTAGTGGATCGTATGCAGCAGGAACGTCTATTGCAACATGTGATCCTACAACATCTGAATACAATACCTTTGTATCGCATCATTATCGGATTATGACCGAAGACATTGTAGAATAtttgagaagaaaaaaGATTGAATATATGGAAACGCCCTTAAAATTTACACTAAAGTTTTGTCCATTCTGTCCCCCTCATAGATTTAAATCGGATAACCTTTATAAACatgaaatatttaaaaattccGGAAATTCCTACTGTCACAGATGTGGCTACAAGGGGAGTTTGTTCGATTTTAAGGCACATATGGGCGACTTACCTGGTGGCTTGATAAATGATGCCAATGATCCTTCCATGGGACCATTTGGGGTTTCTCAAACATCAAACGAGCCCGCAATAACAATGGTAAATATTACACATTATGAGAATAATCTTTACAACAATGaagattataaatgtgtTCTCGAGTATCTAACACAAACCCGTGGAATATCGATAAACgttttgaaaaaatataGAGTTGGTGCAGGAGAATTTAAATTTAGCCGCGCGGGTTCTGGCTCAGATTTAGAGAAATGTGTGGTGTTCCCATGGTTAATGGCGCGGTCCTTTAATGACAAGGCTGAAATTGTTGTTAATAGAATAAAGGTGCGTAGTATTTATGACAAATCaaaaatgaagatactGCCAAAAGGAGGCAGATGGGGAATGTTTGGTGAACATTTGCTCTATGATATATTCAATGACCCAAAAAATGGTGGAAAGTCCTCCCAAAAAACAGTTGTGCTGGCGGAGGGAGAATTTGATGCAATGAGTATCTACCAAGAGACAGGACAGCCATCTCTGTCATTGCCAAACGGATCAAACTCCTTACCTGTCGCACTTTTGCCTCGCTTGGAAAATTTGGATCACATTTACTTGTGGATGGATTTTGATGCTGCAGGGCAAAGTGGAATAACTCACTTTGCAAATAAGCTGGGAATGCAAAGAACAAAGATTGTTCGCGATATTTCAGAAAAGGTAAACCCAGAAGACGAGCAAGAAAGGGGAGCAAAGGATGCAAATGAATGTTTACTGAAAGGTTTAAAAATAGCTCCTTATCTGGAAAATGCTTCACCACTAGTTCATTCTCAGATCCtaaattttaatgataTAAGGCAGTCTGTTTTTGATGAACTTTCTAATCCAAAAGCTACAAGTGGTGTTGAAAGTTTGACACTTCCTGGTTTATCTCAGTTGCTAAAGGGCCACAGGAGAGGTGAGCTGAGCGTATGGACAGGATCTACTGGATCTGGAAAGACAACTCTCCTATCCCAACTATCTCTAGACTATTGTGTTCAAGGAGTAAGCACTCTTTGGGGTTCCTTTGAAATTAATAATGTAAGACTTGCTAAAACTATGCTTAGACAGTTTAGTGGGaaaaatttggaaacttCCATCGAAGAATTCAACTATTATGCTGACAAGTTTTCAGAATTGCCACTTAGATTTATGAAATTCCATGGATCTACTTCCATTGACCAAGTCATAGATGCTATGGACTATGCTGTCTATGTTTACGATGTTAGACACATTATAATTGATAATTTACAGTTTATGTTAAGTGGTCAAAACAGCAAACCAGGTGAACTTTGGGACTTGCAGAATAGTGCAATTGAAAAATTTAGAAGGTTTGCAACGCATAAAAATGTCCACGTTTCTCTGGTCGTACATCCAAGGAAGGAGGCAGATGGAATACCTTTAGGGCTTTCAAGTGTATTTGGGTCTGTAAAATCAACACAAGAGGCCGATAATGTTCTTATTCTCCAGAATGTAGTCGGTGAAAACAGGTGTATTGATGTTAAAAAGAACAGATTTGCGGGAAGGTTGGGAAGGGTAACATTTCTCTTTGATCCAGTAAGTCTCACTGCAGAAGAGATCAAATCTTCCGAATTCACCACACCCTTTCCACCAGGAAAGGCTCGTCAAAGTCAAAATAATGTTAAAGCCTTTGAAAATCCTAGTGTTGAAATCCCGCAGAACATTAGGCCCTTGATGACTCTTGGTAATTTCATGTCTAATAACCAAAATATAGATCAATATGATGATATCGCTAGGAAGCTTTCTACAATGACAAATAGAGCTATATCTTCTTACAGGCTGAATAGTACATCAAATACACATGTATCTAATGAATCAACAGATGTAGAGCCTAAAGATTGGAGAAACTTGGAGAGTGTAGAAATTGATGATGATTCTGGAACCCAAATCCGTATGCCTGAAAAGGAATATACAGAAGATTTTCTTGTCTCAACAATAGAAAATACGCCAGATGTGTCTCAAGATCTACTCAATAAACATGATGAAATTTCCTCTAGTAGTTCAGCTACTCCAACCAGAAAGAGAAGTAGAAAAAAGGCTGAAGTTGAACAAGTGTATTATGATGACGAAGAGCGTATAGTAATGAGAGGTATTACTGTAACAAAGAGTTCGAGTATGAAGGAGTATAGAGAATTTATCAAGGTAAATAGGCTGAGTGAATTGATCAAGACAGCAGGAAAGGGTGTTTCTAGAAATGATATTTATGATAGTATACGTTCTAACGTCCCTTCCGCTTGTATAATAAAGAGTACTTCTAAAAGCGAACCCTCTGTAGCTACGCAGGGTACCATAGGGGACTTTGGAGTCTCAACAATGAGACCTATATTAAATCTTAGGAACAAAGATGTTAAAATTGTTAGGGACTtggaaaattttgaaaaacGACAATTATATAAGGTTTCACTCGTTTCAAAGAACTCTGTGATGGAGGAAAATCCAAAACATATTGACACCATTAACCTCCCCGTATATATGGCTAGCGAAGCTGACCCATTACTCTCTAATGGTATCATTTATGTCAAGAATGAGCATCTCCTGAATCAGCTCTGGCctcttttcaaagatgTACCTCTATGTGCAGTTGATATTGAGTCTACGGGTCTTGATTTTAGAAACGACAGTATAAGACTAATTCAACTGTCCACTCCCGATCAACCTTCTGTTATCCTTGATCTTTTTAGCCTTGGGAAAGATGTTCTTTTGAGATGCAAGTGGCTTAAAGATTTATTCGCTGCGAAAAATACTGTACATGTATTCCACAACGGAAAGTTTGACATAAACTTTTTGAAAGCCTATGGATTTGAAATGTCACcaaatatatttgataCCATGATTGCCGCAAAGTTGCTCTCAGCTTCAAGATATAATATTAGTTGCAAACTGGGAAGTGTTGCAGAAAGGTATTATAACTTGGTCTTGGACAAGTCACAACAATTTTCTGACTGGAGTCTGGTACCACTCTTTGAAGAGCAAATCCTTTATGCTTCTCGTGATGCTAATGTCCTTTTGCCACTTTATGTCATTCTCAAGGAAAAGCTTCATAAGGAGAAATTAGATCAGATATCCAACATTGAATTTAAGTGTATTCTGGCCGTTTCTGAGATGGAATCGAATGGAATGAAAGTGGACACTGAAAAACTTCATAAACTTCAGCAAGAACTTAACGCAGAACATAGAAATGCAGTAAAAAAATTAGGAGCCGCACTGAACGTATCCGGTGATTCAAACTTTAATTTTAATTCTCAAAAGCAACTCCTAAATGCTCTTCAAAGTATGGGAGTTATAGATCGATCAAAACGTACACTTATACAAAATACCTCAGAACAGACACTCTCTAGGAATACAAACCATCCTGCAATATCTGCATTGAGagaatatcgcaaaataaACAAAGCAATCACTGCCTTTACACTCAAACTGCCAAATCATATATGTAAAGaaactggaagaatatatcCCAACTTCAATCAGTGCGGGGCAGAAAGTGGAAGGTTTAGTTGTGACaatccaaatttacaaCAGATACCGCGAGACAAAAAGTTTAGAGAGTGCTTTGTAGCATCTGAGGGACATAAATTCGTTATAGCAGATTTCTCACAAATCGAGCTTAGAATCGCAGCAGATATCGCAAAGGATCAAAAAATGATTGAAGCATATAATAAGGGAACAGATCTACATTCTCTCACGGCGAGTCTAATTAAAG GTAAACCAATATCCGAGGTGACAAAGGACGAAAGGCAACTTGCAAAGGCTGTAAACTTCGGACTAATCTTCGGAATGTCCCTGACAGGATTCAGAATGTATGCTGAAACTGGTTATAATGTGAAATTGTCTATAAATGAAGCAAGGGAGATTTAtttctcattctttaaTAACTTCAAGGGAATTACAGATTGGCACAATAGGGTCAAG GCAAATCGTCCAACCGAAGTTAGAACTCTGAGCAACAGGTTATCAATTTTCGATTCATTCTCCTTCACAAGGTCACTAAACTACCCTGTGCAAGGGACATCAGCCGACATTACAAAAGAAACTATGGTCCAGCTCGTGGACAAGGTGAAGGAAATTAACGCAAAGATTGTAATGTGTATTCACGATGAAATCATCATGGAAGTCCCAGAGGAGAAAGCAGATAAAGGCCTAGAAATGCTCATTGAAACTATGCAAAATGCAGGAAAGAAATTCTTAAAACATGTTCCCTGTGAGGCCGTTGGCGCCATAGGTAACAGTTGGGCCGATAAGTCCTAG
- a CDS encoding hypothetical protein (encoded by transcript BEWA_030640A), with protein sequence MDNQILIGKNLSKLSTKNAALERASGLSQQKDDVKKIKRDNAFALIHGLDSEDSTAAPSDPASAERVELKVITESMKKKLSKVVNNQYEYNRRQFLAASWAYLKHPDSFINTTTDNFISSHLDLLFSKYDENKPPVREESVPESLESNEQSSSYENTDSEDMCEDIPDLFDNEYFEKPEHTLKNRCENFFKTHGLVVKVRRLPLDYNKPNGTQNRRPAKALNTLSLYPPYHFISRHRRHLFEQLMRSRTFLDTRYNSCNEMRNSKSPFSLFEVHPNILNHFNELKNDFSDPEFSGVYISLNTKPYQTTSEFGKANRTKLIAWALVEILTNNERCLKCLWIHPSISATGTTDVLSAFLPYVIFVSFSVKPPSIDLRYQNKLFYVWLSDFDHFPRQTLVLLTSVKRFGLIKHYDRPENSQTKDVTRSHADAGIQDEKCFCNSHANWNDCDQVILGCTEQLMHILIPKWIKVVKQGYSTHLLDDLEKITSPDILSSSQKSTETVNEIKTAEFTGLEHSEIRDLMMHLYGARWRLRLKIKTLRNVKLSSSSYTSKDEYSASSNEREQRRKRREQKLYR encoded by the coding sequence ATGGATAATCAGATTCTGATTGGCAAAAATCTGTCAAAACTTTCAACGAAAAATGCTGCCTTGGAGAGAGCAAGCGGGCTATCGCAGCAGAAGGATGACgtaaagaagataaagagaGACAATGCATTTGCACTGATTCATGGCTTGGATTCTGAGGATTCTACTGCCGCACCATCAGATCCTGCATCTGCAGAACGAGTGGAATTAAAGGTTATAACTGAAAGTATGAAAAAGAAATTGTCCAAGGTGGTAAACAATCAGTATGAATATAACAGGAGGCAGTTTCTGGCCGCGTCATGGGCGTATTTGAAGCATCCCGATTCATTTATTAATACAACAACTGATAATTTTATTTCCAGTCATCTTGATTTGCTATTTAGCAagtatgatgaaaataaaccCCCCGTTAGAGAAGAGAGTGTGCCGGAATCACTAGAATCCAACGAACAATCATCTTCCTATGAAAATACAGATTCCGAAGACATGTGTGAAGACATTCCAGATTTGTTTGATAATgagtactttgagaaacCAGAACACACACTAAAGAACCGTTGTGAAAATTTCTTCAAAACTCACGGTCTTGTTGTAAAAGTTCGAAGATTACCATTGGATTACAACAAGCCAAACGGTACACAAAATAGAAGACCTGCCAAGGCATTAAACACACTATCATTATACCCACCTTATCATTTTATTTCTAGACACCGGCGCCATTTATTTGAACAACTTATGCGTTCACGCACATTTTTAGATACAAGATATAATAGTTGCAATGAAATGCGGAATTCAAAGTCACCTTTTTCACTATTTGAGGTACATCCTAATATTTTGAACCATTTTAATGAGTTAAAAAATGATTTTTCGGATCCAGAATTTTCTGGAGTGTATATTTCGTTAAACACGAAACCATATCAGACGACAAGTGAATTTGGAAAGGCGAATAGAACAAAACTAATAGCTTGGGCACTTGTTGAAATTTTGACAAACAACGAAAGATGCCTAAAATGTTTGTGGATACATCCATCTATATCTGCTACGGGAACAACAGACGTACTATCGGCTTTTTTGCCTTATGTCATATTCGTATCATTTTCTGTCAAACCGCCGTCTATCGATTTAAGATATCAAAACAAACTATTTTATGTTTGGCTTAGTGATTTTGACCATTTTCCGCGTCAGACTTTGGTACTACTTACCAGCGTAAAGAGATTTGGCTTAATAAAGCATTACGATCGCCCAGAAAACTCACAAACTAAGGATGTAACAAGAAGCCACGCAGATGCTGGTATTCAGGACGAAAAGTGTTTTTGTAACAGCCATGCAAATTGGAATGACTGCGACCAAGTCATTCTAGGTTGTACTGAACAGCTTATGCATATTCTCATACCAAAATGGATAAAGGTTGTAAAACAGGGATATTCCACACACCTGCTCGATGACCTGGAAAAAATTACATCTCCAGACATACTGTCAAGTTCACAAAAGTCAACTGAAACTGTAAACGAGATTAAAACTGCAGAGTTTACTGGGCTAGAACATTCGGAAATTAGGGACCTAATGATGCATCTATATGGAGCAAGGTGGAGACTAAGGCTCAAAATAAAGACTTTGAGAAACGTAAAACTCTCAAGCAGCAGCTACACGTCAAAAGATGAATATTCGGCATCCTCCAATGAGCGAGAACAGAGAAGAAAACGCAGAGAACAAAAACTCTATAGATGA
- a CDS encoding hypothetical protein (encoded by transcript BEWA_030620A) — MDGCDYSSKPGKNEQFGFMCAILPRYTIDVRANVLLESLKYSYDEDKYDVTMQALSPLHIYAPWTTTSQPVTKSLNLFDGYKSSLKAIKKHLVSQCNKHFGQLPTGVEGKKRVETKLPSFVWTHIGKTDVLPTVNGNVHVRIFLSKKLHKVSTPTRRKYVPRDQTPKKTQFAPPTWQDYSMEEKFQRVLTTTPVLIKSQPEKIMDDKLSINEEQEIKDKIRAWSHTQTGKLKDIRSLLSTIDEVIWEDASWKTMPMSMLVGDKDSIKKYYRFVYIYYIQYS, encoded by the exons ATGGATGGTTGTGACTATTCCTCGAAGCCTGGGAAGAATGAACAGTTTGGCTTCATGTGCGCCATTTTACCACGTTATACTATAGATGTCAGAGCAAATGTTCTCTTAGAAAGCCTAAAATATTCCTATGATGAAGACAAGTATGACGTTACTATGCAGGCTCTTTCTCCACTTCACATTTATGCTCCGTGGACAACTACATCGCAACCTGTAACGAAGAGTTTAAACCTGTTTGATGGGTATAAATCTAGTTTGAAGGCTATAAAGAAGCATCTTGTCTCTCAGTGTAATAAACATTTTGGTCAGCTACCTACTGGAGTAGAAGGAAAAAAGAGAGTCGAGACCAAATTGCCATCGTTTGTTTGGACTCATATTGGAAAAACCGATGTACTGCCGACCGTTAATGGGAATGTTCATGTTAGGATATTTTTGTCTAAAAAATTGCACAAAGTCTCTACACCTACAAGAAGAAAGTATGTTCCAAGGGATCAAACCCCTAAAAAGACCCAGTTCGCGCCACCAACTTGGCAAGATTATTCAATGGAGGAAAAGTTTCAGCGGGTACTTACTACTACACCTGTACTTATTAAATCGCAACCTGAGAAAATTATGGATGATAAGTTATCCATAAATG AGGAACAAGAAATTAAGGATAAAATCAGAGCCTGGTCTCATACACAGACTGGAAAATTGAAGGACATAAGGTCCCTATTATCAACTATTGATGAA GTGATATGGGAAGATGCATCATGGAAGACCATGCCAATGAGTATGTTGGTTGGAGACAAAGATTCTATAAAAAAGTACTAtaggtttgtctatatatACTATATACAATATTCTTAG
- a CDS encoding hypothetical protein (encoded by transcript BEWA_030630A): MDETESSSPPSVDNKVNEEIENQVQKLVSRHRKFTREFDKNMEICRTQLDKILTQSANNAPIQLLNSLYDVDLTITKLNEMEEEYEECALCSNTKHAQPVSISNVNEKVSVSLNDTCEDYTNTIMKPMVTMRSMVSMKSKQFFLTPSEKSESINLPESIKKISASQPNTLSDYFVYLVNEKVELPTITSIDYKAIVVKALEFVIQFFPLFKILSVSIAITIIQWLLYIIRVYLYRKSGSTPLDIELESIGFGAFSGKLLRDDLAIYRLFTSTFFHNSLGHLIISTMMHFRFSSVFEKLNGVWTTLLIYFMSSAYGMMAVCWWFPNVLQANGFSGDWGVAGALLSRLFVFPYLVHREHQHFVNIIVSYICLFFLKTIGQGSSIIVSAHILSMISGLCFGIMSNSRLRNGHCFGINSLMVDFVCSLTLLAVPICSIFMLFLVRDG; the protein is encoded by the exons ATGGACGAGACAGAGTCTTCATCGCCTCCATCCGTCGATAATAAGGTGAATGAGGAAATTGAGAACCAAGTACAGAAGTTAGTCAGTCGTCACCGTAAATTTACGAGGGAATTCGACAAGAATATGGAAATATGTCGTACACAGTTGGATAAGATACTTACTCAGAGCGCTAATAATGCTCCAATTCAGTTACTAAACAGCCTCTACGATGTGGACTTAACTATAACAAAGCTAAATGagatggaagaagagtatGAAGAGTGTGCTCTATGTTCAAACACAAAGCATGCTCAACCAGTATCAATCTCAAATGTCAATGAAAAAGTATCAGTAAGTCTAAATGACACTTGCGAAGACTACACAAACACAATCATGAAACCTATGGTTACCATGAGATCAATGGTCAGTATGAAGTCCAAGCAGTTCTTTCTTACTCCATCAGAAAAGTCGGAAAGCATAAATCTGCCGGAATCCATCAAGAAAATTAGCGCTTCACAGCCAAACACTTTGTCGGattattttgtatatttggTTAATGAGAAGGTAGAACTTCCTACCATAACCTCTATTGATTATAAAGCAATCGTTGTAAAGGCACTCGAATTCGTGATTCAGTTTTTTCCcttgtttaaaatattaagTGTAAGCATAGCTATTACAATCATTCAGTGGCTATTGTATATTATCAGAGTCTATTTATACCGTAAAAGCGGTAGCACACCCCTAG ATATTGAATTAGAAAGCATAGGCTTTGGAGCATTCAGTGGGAAACTGCTCAGGGATGATCTAGCGATCTACAGGCTATTCACCTCTACGTTTTTCCACAACTCTCTGGGTCATTTGATAATAAGTACGATGATGCACTTTAGATTCAGCTCCGTATTTGAAAAACTCAACGGAGTCTGGACTACTCTGCTCATCTACTTTATGAGCTCAGCGTACGGCATGATGGCAGTGTGTTGGTGGTTTCCTAATGTCCTACAGGCAAATGGATTCTCTGGTGATTGGGGTGTGGCAGGAGCGCTGCTAAGTCGACTATTCGTATTCCCTTATCTAGTACATAGAGAGCATCAACACTTTGTCAACATCATCGTAAGCTACATCTGTCTCTTTTTCCTCAAGACTATTGGTCAAGGAAGTTCAATAATCGTATCGGCGCATATTCTAAGTATGATCTCAGGCCTCTGTTTTGGGATAATGAGCAATAGTAGGCTCAGGAACGGGCACTGCTTCGGTATAAACAGTCTTATGGTCGATTTTGTCTGCTCTCTGACGCTCTTAGCTGTTCCAATTTGCTCTATATTCATGCTGTTCCTAGTTAGGGACGGTTGA
- a CDS encoding signal peptide-containing protein (encoded by transcript BEWA_030650A): MKLLSTAVVALGVACASCADGELDFGTLGSPVPVDAPPAGGLDPFAGVDFGTLGSPVPVDAPAVGGAAPDVLALPESKLALVEDEDLVVGLKPVVLDLLKSGHEHVVVESVNYGRRQYFSFTPEPGFFLKEVLFEGHFWKRRPGQDVTSLVVSYDGDKLEHAHFFFADGTSWVKTFGVQVEVDNTDIDNMVEKHLAAGATALRGAAKPAVVALGVACASCADGELDFGTLGSPV; the protein is encoded by the coding sequence ATGAAACTCTTGTCAACTGCTGTTGTCGCCCTTGGTGTCGCATGTGCTTCATGCGCTGATGGTGAACTCGACTTTGGTACCTTGGGATCACCCGTTCCAGTAGATGCTCCCCCAGCTGGAGGTCTGGACCCCTTCGCCGGAGTTGACTTTGGTACCTTGGGATCACCCGTTCCAGTAGATGCTCCCGCCGTTGGAGGTGCAGCTCCAGATGTTCTCGCACTTCCAGAATCTAAACTTGCTCTTGTTGAAGATGAGGACCTTGTTGTTGGACTAAAGCCAGTTGTTTTGGACTTGCTCAAGAGTGGACATGAACATGTCGTGGTTGAATCAGTTAATTATGGGCGTCGTCAGTACTTCTCTTTTACCCCTGAACCCGGATTCTTCCTCAAGGAAGTTCTCTTTGAGGGCcacttttggaaaaggcGCCCTGGTCAGGATGTTACCAGCCTAGTTGTTTCATACGACGGTGATAAGCTTGAGCATGCTCACTTTTTCTTCGCTGACGGTACCTCCTGGGTGAAGACTTTTGGTGTCCAAGTGGAGGTAGACAACACAGATATTGACAACATGGTAGAGAAACACTTGGCTGCAGGAGCTACGGCTTTAAGAGGTGCCGCAAAGCCTGCTGTTGTCGCCCTTGGTGTCGCATGTGCTTCATGCGCTGATGGTGAACTCGACTTTGGTACTTTGGGATCTCCCGTATAA